A genomic segment from Halobaculum sp. MBLA0147 encodes:
- a CDS encoding Hsp70 family protein → MSTTVGVDLGTTNTLLAVYDSSQQADIVRNREGEEQTPSVVHYAGEDVTVGNAALSQQNSDPENTVAEIKRQMGDDIRVEAGGNELRPEQVSADILKTVMSECGETHNEEFEQAVITVPAYWSDNQKKATKDAAEIAGIDVQRLLPEPTAAALSYGYDRDSNESKNLLVFDLGGGTFDLSMVKAGGGVFEVTATTGNKDLGGEDWTDEFKKYIRERIEEKYGDPPRDRQYLREHDLLKESDDDAGLGTEQQLRKAVKETKHQLASNKKATVSVPFIRLAGEENNVKTVEIDVTREEFQTVTSHLLEETRDPIQKAIRTGVNGNTDDVDDVLLVGGASRMPQVQDLIEDVIGTEPQLEDPERAVAKGAAIHGGTLDDKTEDIVLVDNLALSIGVAEEGGVFKPIIESGKSYPTERTRVFTTASDNQTSVSIQVYQGEAEMVDNNELLAQFRLTGIEPQPAGDPRIEVTMRIDHDGLLNVTATDRATSNSSSVDVEGRTGLSQEKIEELKRQAEIHAEEDAREKRLIKLRGEARDLIADAEESLSEYSDEVADQTLETVKQEMDALKSLLSESDPEPERLEDNVESLRDAVSSVGEDVYSSSSTGSLGES, encoded by the coding sequence ATGAGCACGACTGTTGGCGTAGATCTGGGTACGACAAACACCTTGCTGGCGGTGTATGATTCATCGCAGCAGGCAGATATCGTCCGCAATCGTGAAGGGGAGGAACAGACTCCCTCTGTCGTTCATTACGCCGGTGAGGATGTCACGGTCGGTAATGCAGCTCTTTCGCAGCAGAACAGCGATCCCGAGAACACTGTCGCTGAGATTAAGCGGCAGATGGGTGACGACATCCGTGTTGAGGCAGGCGGGAACGAGTTGCGGCCTGAACAGGTGTCTGCTGACATCTTGAAGACGGTGATGAGTGAGTGTGGTGAGACCCACAACGAAGAGTTTGAGCAGGCAGTGATCACGGTCCCAGCGTACTGGAGCGACAATCAAAAGAAGGCAACCAAGGACGCTGCCGAAATCGCCGGGATTGACGTCCAGCGGCTGCTGCCCGAGCCGACCGCTGCGGCTCTTAGTTACGGGTATGACCGTGACTCGAACGAATCGAAGAATCTGCTTGTGTTCGACCTTGGTGGGGGGACGTTTGACCTCTCGATGGTGAAGGCTGGCGGTGGTGTCTTCGAGGTTACGGCGACAACGGGGAACAAGGATCTTGGTGGCGAAGACTGGACTGACGAGTTCAAAAAGTACATCAGAGAGAGGATCGAGGAAAAGTACGGTGATCCGCCGAGGGACAGACAATATCTTAGGGAACACGATCTCCTCAAAGAGAGCGATGACGATGCTGGGCTCGGGACTGAACAGCAACTCCGCAAAGCAGTGAAAGAGACGAAGCATCAACTCGCGTCAAATAAGAAGGCGACAGTATCAGTTCCATTCATTAGGTTGGCGGGTGAGGAGAATAATGTCAAGACTGTCGAGATTGATGTCACCCGTGAAGAATTCCAGACCGTCACCTCGCATCTCCTTGAGGAAACCCGTGACCCGATCCAGAAAGCGATTCGAACCGGTGTAAACGGTAACACCGACGATGTCGATGATGTCTTGCTCGTCGGAGGGGCGTCGCGGATGCCGCAAGTACAGGACCTGATCGAAGATGTCATCGGGACCGAGCCACAGCTTGAGGACCCAGAACGCGCTGTTGCCAAAGGTGCCGCTATCCACGGCGGAACGTTGGACGACAAGACTGAAGATATCGTACTTGTCGACAACCTCGCGCTCAGTATCGGTGTTGCCGAGGAAGGCGGTGTGTTCAAACCGATCATTGAATCTGGGAAGTCATATCCTACTGAGCGGACGCGAGTGTTCACGACGGCTTCGGACAACCAGACAAGTGTCTCGATTCAGGTGTATCAGGGCGAAGCTGAAATGGTCGACAACAACGAGTTGCTCGCCCAGTTCCGGCTCACCGGGATTGAACCACAGCCTGCGGGTGACCCCAGAATCGAGGTCACGATGCGGATCGATCACGACGGCCTGTTGAACGTCACTGCTACTGACCGTGCGACGAGCAACAGCTCCTCTGTCGACGTTGAGGGTCGGACGGGGCTGTCACAGGAGAAGATCGAGGAATTGAAGCGACAGGCAGAGATCCACGCTGAGGAGGACGCGCGCGAGAAGCGGTTGATCAAGCTGCGTGGGGAGGCTCGTGACTTGATCGCTGATGCTGAGGAGTCTCTGTCTGAGTACTCCGACGAGGTCGCAGACCAGACACTTGAGACAGTCAAGCAGGAGATGGACGCACTGAAATCACTCCTCTCAGAGAGCGATCCTGAGCCAGAGAGGCTGGAGGACAACGTCGAGAGTCTCCGTGACGCGGTGTCGTCTGTTGGTGAGGACGTATACTCGTCGTCGTCGACTGGGAGTCTCGGCGAGTCTTAA